The following are encoded in a window of Chitinophagaceae bacterium genomic DNA:
- the folP gene encoding dihydropteroate synthase: MYSINCRGRLLNIQEPLVMGIINATPDSFYEGHLNSGMDGIVSLAAKMIGDGADILDVGGLSTRPGSKPVSLEEETGRVVPVIRAILKAHPGAVISVDTYNSAVAAAAVEAGAVIVNDISGGHLDEDMLITVSRLDVPYICMHMKGTPETMQQDPVYEDVVKEVLDFFIARIEVCTRLGIRDVIVDPGFGFGKTIEHNFQLLKRLEVFSILEKPLLVGLSRKGSIYKTLDTTAAGALNGTTVLNSIALMNGASILRVHDVKEAKEAVTLYSAYKKAP; encoded by the coding sequence ATGTACAGCATAAACTGCAGGGGAAGGCTTTTGAACATACAGGAGCCACTGGTGATGGGCATCATCAATGCCACACCCGATTCCTTTTATGAAGGGCATCTGAATTCGGGCATGGACGGCATCGTTTCGCTTGCTGCAAAAATGATCGGGGATGGCGCAGACATACTGGACGTTGGCGGATTAAGCACCCGCCCCGGCAGTAAACCCGTTTCCCTGGAAGAGGAAACAGGCCGTGTTGTTCCGGTGATCAGGGCGATCCTTAAAGCGCACCCGGGTGCAGTTATTTCTGTTGATACGTATAACAGTGCTGTTGCTGCAGCAGCTGTTGAAGCCGGTGCTGTCATCGTGAATGACATCAGCGGTGGACACCTGGATGAGGATATGCTTATCACCGTTTCCCGCCTGGATGTTCCTTATATATGCATGCACATGAAAGGCACACCGGAAACCATGCAGCAGGATCCGGTGTATGAAGATGTGGTTAAAGAGGTACTTGATTTTTTTATTGCCAGAATAGAAGTATGCACCCGGCTGGGTATCAGGGATGTCATTGTTGATCCCGGTTTTGGCTTTGGAAAAACAATTGAACATAATTTTCAACTGCTGAAGAGGCTGGAAGTATTCTCCATCCTGGAAAAACCGCTCCTGGTGGGTTTGTCCAGGAAGGGCAGTATCTACAAAACATTGGATACAACAGCCGCCGGCGCCCTCAATGGCACTACGGTATTAAACAGCATTGCGCTGATGAACGGCGCTTCCATTCTACGGGTGCATGATGTGAAAGAAGCCAAAGAGGCCGTTACACTTTACAGTGCATACAAAAAAGCGCCCTGA
- a CDS encoding DUF1599 domain-containing protein, whose protein sequence is MNTNQQYDRAVDSCKEIFLKKTKDYGTSWRVYRIISVADQIYIKAKRIRTVQQTGVQKIGDDIISEFKGILNYGIIGLIQLDIQDDELEELPVETVEKLYNEKVSIAKKLMQDKNHDYGEAWREMSQESFADLILAKVLRIKQILLNEGKTIISEGIDANFYDIINYAVFALILVEEKVHSS, encoded by the coding sequence ATGAATACGAACCAGCAATACGATAGGGCTGTTGATTCCTGCAAAGAGATATTCCTGAAGAAAACAAAGGATTATGGAACGTCCTGGCGGGTCTACCGCATCATTTCTGTTGCCGACCAGATCTATATAAAAGCAAAACGCATCCGTACCGTACAGCAGACGGGGGTTCAGAAGATAGGCGATGATATCATCAGTGAATTCAAAGGCATACTTAATTATGGTATCATCGGATTGATACAGCTGGACATACAGGATGATGAGCTGGAAGAACTGCCGGTAGAGACCGTGGAGAAACTGTACAACGAAAAAGTAAGCATTGCCAAAAAACTGATGCAGGATAAAAATCATGATTACGGGGAAGCATGGCGGGAGATGAGCCAGGAAAGTTTTGCGGACCTGATACTGGCGAAGGTATTACGCATCAAACAGATCCTTCTGAACGAAGGCAAGACCATCATCAGCGAAGGGATTGATGCCAATTTCTATGATATTATAAACTATGCAGTGTTTGCATTGATACTGGTGGAAGAAAAGGTTCATAGCTCATA